Proteins from a single region of Syngnathus typhle isolate RoL2023-S1 ecotype Sweden linkage group LG10, RoL_Styp_1.0, whole genome shotgun sequence:
- the LOC133160669 gene encoding RIIa domain-containing protein 1-like isoform X2 produces MSVQGGFGVLNAEQLEKLRQFKIQTRIDNEHYLMAHPEVEVMVEDFLREVLLKKPTRIRAFAAEHFTNPDLHIGINAKMATINIDA; encoded by the exons ATGTCTGTTCAAGGCGGCTTTGGCGTCCTGAATGCCGAACAACTGGAGAAACTGCGCCAGTTCAAa ATCCAGACGAGGATCGATAATGAGCATTATCTGATGGCTCATCCCGAGGTGGAGGTCATGGTTGAAGATTTTCTCAG AGAAGTGCTTCTTAAAAAGCCCACTCGCATTCGTGCGTTTGCTGCTG AGCATTTCACCAACCCCGATCTTCACATTGGTATTAATGCTAAAATGGCGACCATCAATATCGATGCATAA
- the il6r gene encoding interleukin-6 receptor subunit alpha, producing MCRFCSLLWLLCATPVCSIFQGTCLKKEPPPGVLVVSPGSRLVLTCDGDVRVDGSKVKVAKHTSGDKETSREIHNSDGDLAKTDMNASKDKSQEEGLQRTRSFVTHQVVRPSSTPLKDENTDDNKGTRGVKGKSRWKWNGKTVRRGHRDWEGFTLGKSGTQLSVNSVGLKNSGNYTCLYISQVIFSLKVIVAEPPEVPSLNCTKKSPSSKIRCDWTPQKPLTLRPNCYILINKWPSDSFHRARCSFSSQWSRCWCVLEYNEDELRTLHMAYLCVTNMAGNATSAILSFYPLDILKPDPPSAVSVRQEVGYENRMTVNWNFPASWKSHDNYFELVYQLKYQPVDSSSSNLQLKSIKGRRSFTITDVISGVKYMIQIRTKDEFDGLWSKWTAPVYGSSWIDLRTHESIDLLSDDLLNLTFPEDEGSGTEEPSEAIPELSVSPITMSHHIIWISCLFAILAIILAAYMFRHKEKFLAKVHSLSFRSKYKGPAQPKPAVPVAPEGQALVTFDTPRPEEELPVSEEEEVPGEIDAETEKREAIHFNNTSYFFTQSE from the exons ATGTGCCGTTTTTGTTCTCTGCTGTGGCTTCTGTGCGCTACGCCGGTATGCAGTATTTTCCAGGGGACTTGTCTGAAAAAAG AGCCTCCTCCCGGAGTGTTGGTGGTGTCCCCGGGAAGTCGTTTGGTTCTGACCTGTGATGGCGACGTGAGGGTGGATGGGTCTAAAGTCAAAGTGGCTAAACACACTTCCGGTGACAAAGAAACTTCTCGTGAGATACACAACAGCGATGGAGACTTAGCAAAAACTGATATGAATGCATCAAAGGATAAAAGTCAAGAAGAAGGACTTCAGAGGACCCGATCATTTGTCACGCATCAAGTGGTCCGGCCGAGCAGTACGCCTCTAAAGGACGAAAACACGGATGACAACAAGGGGACGAGGGGGGTCAAAGGAAAGTCCAGGTGGAAATGGAACGGGAAGACAGTGAGGAGAGGACATCGGGACTGGGAGGGCTTCACGTTGGGAAAGAGCGGGACGCAGCTTTCTGTGAACTCGGTGGGACTGAAAAATTCTGGAAATTACACTTGTTTGTACATAAGTCAAGTCATCTTCTCCTTGAAGGTGATTGTGGCAG AACCTCCAGAAGTTCCCAGCCTGAACTGCACCAAAAAGTCACCCAGCAGTAAGATCCGCTGTGATTGGACGCCTCAGAAGCCGTTGACATTACGTCCAAACTGCTATATCTTAATCAATAAATG GCCCAGTGACAGTTTCCATCGTGCTCGATGTTCCTTCTCCTCCCAGTGGTCCCGCTGCTGGTGTGTTCTGGAGTACAACGAAGATGAACTCAGGACACTTCACATGGCCTATTTGTGCGTCACAAACATGGCAGGAAACGCTACCAGTGCCATCTTGTCTTTTTATCCCTTGGACATTT tgAAGCCTGACCCTCCGTCGGCGGTGTCGGTCCGACAGGAAGTGGGATACGAGAACAGGATGACGGTGAACTGGAATTTCCCTGCTTCCTGGAAATCGCACGATAATTATTTTGAACTCGTGTATCAACTCAAATACCAACCCGTCGACTCGTCAAGCTCAAATTTGCAG CTGAAGTCGATCAAAGGCCGCCGCTCGTTCACTATCACCGACGTGATCTCGGGCGTGAAGTACATGATCCAGATCAGAACGAAGGATGAATTTGATGGTCTCTGGAGTAAATGGACTGCACCCGTTTATGGCAGCAGCTGGATTG ACTTAAGGACACATGAGTCGATTGACTTGCTGAGTGATGATCTGCTGAATCTAACG TTTCCTGAGGATGAAGGTTCGGGCACAGAGGAACCATCTGAAG CAATTCCCGAATTGAGCGTCAGTCCCATAACGATGTCACATCATATCATTTGGATCTCCTGCTTGTTTGCTATCCTCGCCATTATTTTGGCTGCTTATATGTTCAG ACACAAAGAAAAATTCCTTGCCAAGGTGCACAGTCTGAGTTTCAGGAGCAAATACAAAGGACCAGCCCAACCCAAACCTGCTGTCCCGGTCGCACCGGAAGGTCAAGCCCTGGTGACCTTTGACACCCCGCGTCCCGAGGAAGAACTCCCCGTTAGTGAGGAGGAAGAGGTTCCAGGCGAAATTGATGCGGAGACAGAGAAAAGAGAAGCAATTCACTTTAACAATACAAGCTATTTTTTCACGCAGAGCGAGTGA
- the LOC133160669 gene encoding RIIa domain-containing protein 1-like isoform X1 yields MSVQGGFGVLNAEQLEKLRQFKIQTRIDNEHYLMAHPEVEVMVEDFLRFDHFVFSTVCVSAKITTRDLFFREVLLKKPTRIRAFAAEHFTNPDLHIGINAKMATINIDA; encoded by the exons ATGTCTGTTCAAGGCGGCTTTGGCGTCCTGAATGCCGAACAACTGGAGAAACTGCGCCAGTTCAAa ATCCAGACGAGGATCGATAATGAGCATTATCTGATGGCTCATCCCGAGGTGGAGGTCATGGTTGAAGATTTTCTCAGGTTTGATCATTTCGTTTTTTCTACAGTATGTGTGTCTGCTAAAATAACCACAAGAGATTTGTTTTTCAGAGAAGTGCTTCTTAAAAAGCCCACTCGCATTCGTGCGTTTGCTGCTG AGCATTTCACCAACCCCGATCTTCACATTGGTATTAATGCTAAAATGGCGACCATCAATATCGATGCATAA